Proteins encoded within one genomic window of Nonomuraea gerenzanensis:
- a CDS encoding CBS domain-containing protein, which translates to MSIEVKDVMGRVAIAVRAEASFAEIVAAMKRFAVGAVAVVDADRRPIGVVSEDDLLLKEIDPVRHSVSLFESRKQRREHEKAAGVTAAELMTSPAITVTPGTEVREAARLMHAQHIKQLPVIDVVTGRVVGTLHQRDVLRVFTRPAEELEAEVRAVLPEPGPFTVQVEAGVVRIGGRVRWRSQAIALAEAVRRVEGVVDVVSEVTAEDDDLIVVPPLL; encoded by the coding sequence ATGTCGATCGAAGTCAAGGACGTCATGGGACGGGTGGCGATCGCGGTGCGGGCGGAGGCGTCGTTCGCCGAGATCGTGGCCGCGATGAAGCGGTTCGCGGTCGGCGCGGTCGCCGTCGTGGACGCCGACCGCCGTCCGATCGGGGTGGTCTCGGAGGACGATCTGCTGCTGAAGGAGATCGATCCGGTACGGCACAGCGTGTCGCTGTTCGAGTCGCGCAAGCAGCGGCGCGAGCACGAGAAGGCGGCCGGGGTCACGGCGGCCGAGCTGATGACCTCCCCGGCGATCACGGTCACGCCGGGCACCGAAGTGCGCGAGGCGGCCCGGCTGATGCACGCCCAGCACATCAAGCAACTCCCCGTCATCGACGTGGTCACCGGCCGGGTCGTCGGCACCCTGCACCAGCGGGACGTGCTGCGCGTGTTCACCCGCCCGGCCGAGGAACTGGAGGCCGAGGTGCGTGCCGTGCTGCCGGAGCCGGGCCCGTTCACGGTGCAGGTCGAGGCGGGTGTGGTGCGGATCGGCGGGCGGGTGCGGTGGCGGTCGCAGGCCATCGCGCTCGCCGAGGCCGTGCGGCGGGTCGAAGGGGTGGTGGACGTCGTCAGCGAGGTGACCGCCGAGGACGACGACCTCATCGTCGTCCCGCCGCTGCTGTAG
- a CDS encoding helix-turn-helix domain-containing protein: MTGYGDFGRRIHHLRDRLGLSLEQVAERADMSAGYIHWLETHLGTPDRGTVIRLARALETTAEDLLGGGRDRPPGQGAAMDEPVLEVLEPEECLRLVAPGGIGRVAFNGSHGPTVLPVNYRLYEGAVVFRTARGGPMDADLRTGAEGVDIMIAFQVDRIDEAQRAGWSVLIQGAAHHVPEDEVAKVSGAGVTPWAGGERHLYIRIVPQQVTGRRIHGF, encoded by the coding sequence ATGACCGGATACGGAGACTTCGGACGTCGCATCCACCACCTCCGCGATCGGCTCGGCCTCTCACTGGAGCAGGTCGCCGAGCGCGCCGACATGTCGGCCGGCTACATCCACTGGCTGGAGACCCATCTGGGCACCCCCGACAGGGGCACGGTGATCCGGCTGGCCAGGGCGCTGGAGACCACAGCGGAGGACCTGCTCGGAGGCGGCCGCGACCGTCCGCCCGGCCAGGGGGCCGCGATGGACGAGCCGGTCCTGGAGGTGCTGGAGCCCGAGGAGTGCCTGCGGCTGGTGGCGCCCGGCGGGATCGGCCGGGTGGCGTTCAACGGCTCGCACGGGCCGACGGTGCTGCCCGTCAACTACAGGCTGTACGAGGGTGCCGTCGTCTTCCGCACCGCTCGTGGCGGTCCCATGGACGCCGATCTGCGTACGGGTGCGGAAGGGGTGGACATCATGATCGCCTTCCAGGTGGACCGGATCGACGAGGCGCAGCGGGCGGGGTGGAGCGTGCTCATCCAGGGGGCCGCCCACCACGTGCCGGAGGACGAGGTGGCCAAGGTGTCCGGGGCCGGTGTCACGCCGTGGGCGGGCGGCGAGCGGCACCTGTACATCCGGATCGTCCCCCAGCAGGTCACCGGGCGCCGCATCCACGGCTTCTGA
- a CDS encoding flavodoxin family protein, which translates to MDALVVYESMFGNTGQIAEAIAEGLATRLRVEVTEVAAAPAKVGPEVALLVVGGPTHAFSMSRASTRRSAAQQATRPLVSRGDGVREWLATLTTASAAIASAAFDTRVAKPRMPGSAARGIAKRLRRLGVRAAAPAQSFYVTGTEGPLVAGELERARQWGESLAASFPVTAP; encoded by the coding sequence ATGGACGCGCTGGTCGTGTACGAATCGATGTTCGGCAACACCGGGCAGATCGCCGAGGCGATCGCGGAAGGGCTGGCCACCCGCCTGCGGGTGGAGGTGACCGAGGTCGCCGCCGCGCCCGCGAAGGTGGGGCCGGAGGTCGCGCTGCTCGTGGTGGGCGGGCCGACGCACGCCTTCTCCATGAGCCGCGCCTCCACCCGCCGCTCCGCCGCCCAGCAGGCCACCCGGCCGCTGGTCTCCCGGGGTGACGGCGTACGCGAATGGCTGGCGACGCTGACCACGGCTTCGGCCGCGATCGCCTCGGCCGCCTTCGACACCCGCGTCGCCAAGCCGCGCATGCCCGGCTCCGCCGCCCGCGGCATCGCCAAGCGGCTGCGCCGTCTCGGCGTCAGGGCCGCGGCGCCGGCGCAGAGCTTCTACGTCACCGGGACGGAAGGACCGCTGGTGGCGGGGGAGCTGGAGCGGGCCAGGCAGTGGGGCGAGAGCCTGGCGGCCTCGTTCCCCGTCACGGCACCGTGA
- a CDS encoding CBS domain-containing protein, producing the protein MNMESLTAGQVMTRVLVAVKAGESPLMAWELMRRAQVHHLPVVDGRHVLGILTRERLAASWSGGPQEQSSRPVRTLLGRDPAPRARQDTPLSRVAALMLDAGCDAVPVVSDDGLVGLVTARDVLSAVAGRARPATTEPGEVVTGMFHLEPVLPHDNPMGGA; encoded by the coding sequence ATGAACATGGAGTCGCTGACCGCCGGGCAGGTGATGACCCGCGTCCTGGTGGCCGTCAAAGCCGGCGAGTCGCCGCTGATGGCCTGGGAGCTGATGCGCAGGGCGCAGGTGCACCACCTGCCGGTCGTGGACGGGCGGCACGTGCTGGGCATCCTGACCCGCGAGCGGCTCGCCGCGTCCTGGTCCGGCGGGCCGCAGGAGCAGTCCAGCCGCCCCGTCCGTACGCTGCTCGGCCGCGACCCCGCGCCCCGGGCACGCCAGGACACGCCGCTCAGCAGGGTCGCGGCCCTCATGCTCGACGCCGGGTGCGACGCCGTGCCGGTGGTGTCCGACGACGGGCTGGTCGGGCTGGTCACGGCCAGGGACGTGCTGTCGGCCGTCGCCGGGCGGGCCAGGCCCGCCACCACGGAGCCCGGCGAGGTGGTCACCGGGATGTTCCACCTCGAACCCGTCCTGCCCCATGACAACCCGATGGGAGGCGCGTGA
- a CDS encoding acyltransferase family protein — protein MPLALPAVPRTERQVSTRLAWLDALRGIGALAVVGEHLTTWAMPWLRPTAINLGVYGVLVFFLVSGYIIPTSLERHGDLRAFWVGRAFRLYPLYLAVIALVLALAWWIPVRPEVPRDLSSVAAHATMLLDVVGLAGVLNTMWTLSYEMVFYLLAAALFAGGVRDRWGVLPALLAVAGGVAGLVLSGPVVTGGWPAWVSCGVFAAGMYCVVSGRGRRVAACVLGVMALALVLLSSRVPWFGVAIVAVMFAGTAVRRWESGAGPLWPVAVTAVVVAATPLWALNAGWWWVRPDVWGLTILLAALTFAAAMALRARRLPAVLTWLGAISYSLYLVHLPILLVVMEVAGEMRWSPLPSQLGVSAIFLCLLLPASWLSHRYLELPMQRLGRRLR, from the coding sequence ATGCCCCTGGCCCTCCCCGCCGTCCCCCGTACCGAACGCCAGGTCTCCACCAGGCTCGCCTGGCTGGACGCGTTGCGCGGCATCGGCGCGCTCGCCGTGGTGGGGGAGCATCTCACCACCTGGGCGATGCCGTGGCTGCGGCCCACCGCGATCAACCTGGGCGTGTACGGCGTGCTGGTGTTCTTCCTGGTCAGCGGCTACATCATCCCCACCTCCCTGGAACGACACGGCGACCTGCGCGCCTTCTGGGTCGGCCGCGCCTTCCGGCTGTACCCGCTCTACCTGGCGGTCATCGCCCTGGTCCTCGCGCTGGCCTGGTGGATCCCGGTGCGGCCCGAGGTGCCCAGGGACCTGTCGTCCGTCGCCGCGCACGCGACGATGCTCCTGGACGTGGTGGGCCTGGCGGGCGTGCTGAACACCATGTGGACGCTGTCGTACGAGATGGTCTTCTACCTGCTGGCCGCCGCGCTGTTCGCCGGCGGCGTGCGGGATCGGTGGGGTGTGCTGCCCGCGCTGCTCGCGGTGGCCGGCGGCGTCGCCGGGCTGGTCCTGTCCGGGCCGGTGGTGACGGGCGGGTGGCCGGCCTGGGTGTCGTGCGGGGTGTTCGCGGCCGGGATGTACTGCGTGGTCTCCGGGCGCGGGCGCAGGGTCGCGGCCTGCGTGCTGGGCGTGATGGCGCTGGCGCTGGTGCTGCTGAGCAGCCGGGTGCCCTGGTTCGGGGTGGCGATCGTGGCGGTGATGTTCGCCGGGACGGCCGTCCGCAGGTGGGAGAGCGGCGCCGGGCCGCTGTGGCCGGTGGCCGTCACCGCCGTGGTCGTGGCGGCGACGCCGTTGTGGGCGCTCAACGCCGGGTGGTGGTGGGTGCGGCCGGACGTGTGGGGGCTGACCATCCTCCTCGCGGCGCTCACCTTCGCCGCCGCCATGGCGTTGCGCGCCCGCCGCTTACCCGCCGTGCTGACCTGGCTCGGGGCGATCAGCTACTCTCTCTACCTCGTCCATCTGCCGATCCTGCTGGTGGTGATGGAGGTGGCGGGGGAGATGCGCTGGTCGCCCCTGCCGTCTCAGCTCGGTGTCAGCGCGATCTTCCTGTGCCTGCTCCTGCCGGCCAGCTGGCTGAGCCATCGCTATCTCGAACTCCCCATGCAACGCCTCGGCCGCCGCCTCAGGTAA
- a CDS encoding LacI family DNA-binding transcriptional regulator, which produces MARSQRVTLKDVADRLGLSANTVSRALAGKDQVSESTRALVAAEAKRLGYVPNSHARSLVSGRTMVVGLVITNPSNPFYAALISAVERQCRAAGYSVLLLVTEDSAENEERAVQELLRFGVDGVLGVATESSSDVWDALGSANIPVVQVSRDIPGRGLDFVGIDVESAIRDAVVRLAAPGLRRIWLLEEDLRVSTVAARIAGFRRALDDLGIAHEHAPVLKVPTRRTSGASLPWRPDDAYALAAGLITPGNHPDLVITANDYVALGVYRAVRECGLSVPGDVRVLGYGDHPFAAYLQPALTTIRLPADEVGSAAVDLLLRRIADPDRPRTSTRLPAELVERQSA; this is translated from the coding sequence ATGGCACGTTCGCAACGGGTGACGCTGAAGGACGTCGCCGACCGGCTGGGTCTGTCGGCGAACACCGTGTCCCGGGCGCTGGCCGGCAAGGACCAGGTCAGCGAGAGCACCAGGGCCCTGGTGGCGGCAGAGGCCAAGCGGCTCGGCTACGTGCCGAACAGCCACGCCCGCTCCCTCGTGTCCGGCCGGACCATGGTCGTCGGCCTGGTCATCACCAACCCGTCCAACCCGTTCTACGCCGCGCTGATCTCCGCGGTCGAGCGGCAGTGCCGCGCGGCCGGCTACTCCGTGCTGCTCCTCGTGACCGAGGACTCCGCGGAGAACGAGGAACGCGCGGTGCAGGAGCTCCTGCGCTTCGGCGTGGACGGCGTGCTGGGCGTGGCCACCGAGTCCAGCAGCGACGTGTGGGACGCGCTGGGCTCGGCGAACATCCCGGTGGTGCAGGTCAGCCGCGACATCCCCGGCCGCGGGCTGGACTTCGTCGGCATCGACGTGGAGTCGGCCATCCGCGACGCGGTGGTGCGGCTGGCCGCGCCCGGCCTGCGCCGGATCTGGCTGCTGGAGGAGGACCTGCGGGTCAGCACGGTCGCCGCCAGGATCGCGGGCTTCCGGCGCGCGCTGGACGACCTGGGCATCGCCCACGAGCACGCCCCCGTGCTGAAGGTGCCCACCCGCCGGACGAGCGGCGCCAGCCTGCCCTGGCGTCCCGACGACGCCTACGCCCTGGCCGCCGGCCTGATCACGCCGGGCAACCACCCGGACCTGGTGATCACCGCCAACGACTACGTGGCGCTGGGCGTCTACCGGGCCGTGCGGGAGTGCGGGCTGAGCGTGCCCGGTGACGTGCGCGTGCTCGGCTACGGCGACCACCCGTTCGCCGCCTACCTGCAGCCGGCTCTGACCACGATCCGGCTGCCGGCCGACGAGGTGGGCAGCGCGGCGGTGGACCTGCTGCTGCGCCGGATCGCCGACCCCGACCGGCCCAGGACCAGCACCCGGCTCCCCGCCGAGCTGGTCGAACGCCAGTCGGCCTGA
- a CDS encoding DUF6772 family protein — MRLAAPATDAGLSKYDPLGRILCFDRFDSTTHGWTELIGNYDGKGDLGTVDEHMRDFRPPQLSSCSFFDVGTHGTLSGNYALKLATRAHRGHTATGIRRLTMAGRGRVRIETYFAFKAEATVGHELPASVAWDGNRHPSESQFGAFTVATDICADNGVRYHNVIRYQNTNLAGEMTQRFMYPVVPEPTPRDHQEGKFALPYAADFTAPDPDDWRYLGEPLELCVNEVPTKINWHYLRWDIDTATRSNVELRLNDRIIDLSDVPVPIYPDRYSTLDNLLNFYFSVRTHAGIRNFLFLDSVLISVDW, encoded by the coding sequence ATGCGACTCGCAGCGCCGGCCACCGACGCCGGCCTGTCGAAGTACGATCCGCTCGGCCGGATCCTGTGCTTCGACCGGTTCGACTCGACCACCCACGGCTGGACCGAGCTGATCGGCAACTACGACGGCAAGGGCGACCTCGGCACGGTCGACGAGCACATGCGCGACTTCCGGCCGCCGCAGCTCTCCTCCTGCTCGTTCTTCGACGTCGGCACGCACGGCACGCTCAGCGGGAACTACGCGCTGAAGCTCGCCACCCGCGCCCACCGGGGGCACACGGCCACCGGGATCCGCCGGCTCACCATGGCCGGCCGGGGCCGGGTGCGCATCGAGACCTACTTCGCGTTCAAGGCCGAGGCGACCGTCGGCCACGAGTTGCCCGCCAGCGTCGCCTGGGACGGCAACCGGCACCCGTCGGAGTCGCAGTTCGGCGCGTTCACCGTGGCCACCGACATCTGCGCGGACAACGGCGTGCGCTACCACAACGTGATCCGCTACCAGAACACGAATCTGGCGGGCGAGATGACGCAGCGGTTCATGTACCCGGTGGTGCCGGAGCCGACGCCGCGTGACCACCAGGAGGGCAAGTTCGCCCTGCCGTACGCGGCCGACTTCACCGCGCCCGACCCGGACGACTGGCGCTACCTCGGCGAGCCGCTGGAGCTGTGCGTCAATGAGGTGCCCACCAAGATCAACTGGCACTACCTGCGCTGGGACATCGACACCGCCACCCGCTCGAACGTGGAGCTGCGGCTCAACGACCGGATCATCGACCTGAGCGACGTCCCGGTGCCGATCTACCCCGACCGCTACAGCACCCTGGACAACCTGCTCAACTTCTACTTCTCCGTCCGGACCCACGCCGGCATCCGCAACTTCCTCTTCCTCGACTCCGTGCTCATCTCGGTGGATTGGTGA
- a CDS encoding MFS transporter, with protein MTLRLSRATIASTVGTALEWYDFSLYGTAAALVLPAVFFPSGDPVAATLSSLATFAVGFFARPVGGIVIGVLGDRVGRRTMLFVTLLLMAVASTLIGLLPSYAAIGPAAPIMLVALRVVQGLGAGGEYAGAMLMSAEHAETRSRGLNASAPTLGNAVGSLVATGVFFLVSALMPHEAFIDYGWRIPFLLSVFVGVAGVIVRVKISDTPEFRAAKDSGEQAQAPLRALFASSRHKIVPGMLISVAPNVISYLPSVYALTYLTTHVHAESWVGLIGVVIANLVKLVTVPTAGWLCDRYGRRPVMVAGSVAAAVLFYPFFFMLDTGTPVVIWAAFVMIYTLCNDLTLASQATMMSELFDVRYRYTGVTFTREIAGAVVGGCIPFAAAWLDGWSGGQTWPIVAVSALLCLLSAVGTRFIDEPDHLRQPAAR; from the coding sequence ATGACGCTGCGGCTGAGCCGGGCAACGATCGCTTCCACCGTCGGCACCGCGCTCGAGTGGTACGACTTCTCGCTGTACGGCACGGCCGCCGCGCTGGTGCTGCCCGCGGTGTTCTTCCCCTCCGGCGACCCGGTGGCGGCGACCCTGTCGTCGCTGGCCACGTTCGCCGTCGGCTTCTTCGCCCGGCCGGTCGGCGGCATCGTCATCGGCGTCCTGGGCGACCGCGTCGGCCGCCGCACGATGTTGTTCGTCACCCTGCTCCTGATGGCGGTGGCCTCCACGCTGATCGGCCTGCTGCCCTCCTACGCCGCCATCGGCCCGGCCGCGCCGATCATGCTGGTGGCGCTGCGCGTGGTGCAGGGGCTCGGCGCGGGCGGCGAGTACGCGGGCGCCATGCTGATGTCCGCCGAGCACGCCGAGACCCGCTCGCGCGGGCTCAACGCCAGCGCGCCGACCCTCGGCAACGCGGTCGGCTCGCTGGTCGCGACGGGCGTGTTCTTCCTGGTCTCGGCGCTGATGCCGCACGAGGCGTTCATCGACTACGGCTGGCGCATCCCGTTCCTGCTCAGCGTCTTCGTCGGCGTGGCCGGCGTGATCGTCCGGGTGAAGATCTCCGACACCCCGGAGTTCCGCGCCGCCAAGGACAGCGGCGAGCAGGCACAGGCGCCGCTGCGGGCGCTGTTCGCCTCCTCCCGCCACAAGATCGTGCCCGGCATGCTCATCAGCGTCGCACCGAACGTGATCAGCTACCTGCCGTCCGTCTACGCGCTGACCTACCTGACCACGCACGTGCACGCCGAGTCGTGGGTCGGCCTGATCGGCGTGGTGATCGCCAACCTGGTCAAGCTGGTCACCGTGCCGACCGCCGGCTGGCTGTGCGACAGGTACGGGCGGCGCCCGGTGATGGTCGCCGGCTCGGTCGCGGCGGCCGTGCTGTTCTACCCGTTCTTCTTCATGCTCGACACCGGCACCCCCGTCGTGATCTGGGCCGCCTTCGTGATGATCTACACGCTCTGCAACGACCTGACGCTCGCCTCGCAGGCCACGATGATGTCGGAGCTGTTCGACGTCCGGTACCGCTACACCGGCGTCACCTTCACCCGCGAGATCGCCGGCGCCGTCGTCGGCGGCTGCATCCCCTTCGCGGCCGCCTGGCTGGACGGCTGGTCCGGCGGCCAGACCTGGCCCATCGTGGCGGTGTCGGCCCTGCTGTGCCTGCTCTCGGCGGTCGGCACCCGGTTCATCGACGAGCCCGACCACTTGCGCCAGCCCGCGGCACGTTGA
- a CDS encoding response regulator yields the protein MRVLLVEDEHPLARYIEAGLRKHGFASGCGRRVARHRISRRPSTSSPGAARLSGGRRLARLPGC from the coding sequence ATGCGGGTGCTCCTGGTCGAAGACGAGCACCCCCTCGCCCGTTACATCGAGGCCGGGCTGCGCAAGCACGGCTTCGCCTCCGGCTGTGGCCGGCGGGTGGCGCGTCACCGGATCTCGCGGCGTCCCAGCACCTCCTCGCCGGGAGCGGCCCGGTTGAGCGGCGGCCGGAGACTGGCCCGGCTGCCCGGCTGCTAG
- a CDS encoding serine hydrolase domain-containing protein produces MSRARAAGVTGLASAMLALGLHTSATAAVEARPTDVQQAMQDLVKIDGVVGAIGELYVDGRRKGQGSAGTRLLGGKGGRIPAASRYRAGSQTKLMTATVVLQLVKEGKLRLEDTLAAVLPQVARQDLVERAGEITVQQLLRHSSGIPDFFASGKFDDAFDFTTSYSPLDLVKASRGVSRTGEPGAGFAYSNTNYVLLGLIVENVTGRSLSAELERRLFVPLGMRHTYVTTRPPQGIKGPHGHGYHPDAKGEPRDVDRQNASFGGAAGGVVSTSGDLSAFYRALGQGRLLPADLRRAVGQPRPDLCGGTVAAAAGSGPGFLAVTYTSADGRTQLAVSTTLEIDNRQAMPVDEAMNKAAASVLCP; encoded by the coding sequence ATGAGCCGTGCACGAGCGGCCGGCGTGACCGGGCTGGCCTCGGCCATGCTGGCGCTGGGTCTCCACACCTCCGCCACCGCGGCTGTCGAGGCCAGGCCGACAGACGTCCAGCAGGCGATGCAGGACCTGGTGAAGATCGACGGCGTGGTGGGGGCCATCGGCGAGCTGTACGTCGACGGCCGGCGCAAGGGGCAGGGCAGCGCGGGAACCCGCCTGCTCGGAGGCAAGGGCGGACGAATTCCCGCGGCTTCCCGTTACCGGGCCGGGTCCCAGACCAAGCTCATGACGGCCACCGTGGTCCTGCAACTGGTCAAGGAGGGCAAACTCCGCCTGGAGGACACGCTGGCCGCCGTGCTGCCGCAGGTGGCGCGGCAGGATCTGGTCGAGCGGGCCGGCGAGATCACCGTCCAGCAGCTGCTCCGCCACAGCTCCGGCATCCCCGACTTCTTCGCCTCCGGGAAGTTCGACGACGCCTTCGACTTCACGACCTCCTACTCCCCGCTCGATCTGGTGAAGGCCTCGCGCGGGGTCTCTCGCACCGGGGAGCCGGGCGCGGGGTTCGCCTACTCCAACACCAACTACGTGCTCCTCGGCCTGATCGTGGAGAACGTGACCGGCCGCAGCCTGTCCGCCGAGCTGGAGCGGCGTCTGTTCGTGCCGCTGGGGATGAGGCACACCTATGTGACCACCAGGCCTCCTCAGGGGATCAAGGGCCCGCACGGGCACGGTTACCACCCCGACGCCAAGGGCGAGCCGCGTGACGTCGATCGGCAGAACGCGAGCTTCGGCGGCGCGGCCGGAGGAGTGGTCTCCACCTCCGGCGATCTGAGCGCCTTCTACCGCGCGCTCGGCCAGGGCCGGCTGCTGCCGGCGGACCTGCGAAGAGCGGTGGGACAGCCGCGGCCCGATCTGTGCGGCGGGACGGTCGCGGCGGCCGCGGGCAGCGGCCCCGGCTTCCTGGCGGTGACCTACACCTCCGCCGACGGCCGGACCCAGCTCGCGGTATCCACCACCTTGGAGATCGACAACCGGCAGGCCATGCCCGTCGACGAGGCCATGAACAAGGCCGCCGCGAGCGTGCTCTGCCCCTAG
- a CDS encoding serine hydrolase domain-containing protein → MDVSRRAFAGGALLAALAATGRPVAQAATAPSREDWRAFHAYLKDLAAAGKFSGAVLVAKHGRPVLNNAYGMADKARKEVNTPRTRFCIGSMGKMITGVAVAQLVQRGKLSFQDTIGTHVKGFPSEIADTVTVHHLLTHTSGLGEIPGNDHAQTDVDVLVKEIVKQPLKFEPGARMDYSNAGYIVLGAIIERLSRQDYAGYVRKHILTPARMHDTLYGPWTPAEVKHMAHPYALFDENGQWAGMPRMDGTVPEGQLRDLGDQPDGASPAGGAISTVGDMLNFAQALQGHRLLNAKLTRTVMEGKVQGLNKDSKYAYGFSDELRGGVRVVGHNGGIPGYWGELDMFPTKGYTIVILTNQDLALFEPLRKARTLITG, encoded by the coding sequence ATGGATGTCAGCCGCAGGGCCTTTGCCGGCGGAGCGTTGCTGGCGGCGCTCGCCGCCACCGGACGGCCGGTCGCGCAGGCGGCCACTGCTCCCTCGCGAGAAGACTGGCGTGCCTTTCATGCCTACCTGAAGGACCTGGCCGCTGCGGGGAAGTTCTCGGGAGCCGTCCTGGTGGCCAAGCACGGCCGGCCGGTACTGAACAACGCCTACGGCATGGCCGACAAGGCCAGGAAGGAGGTCAACACGCCGCGGACGCGGTTCTGCATCGGCTCCATGGGCAAGATGATCACCGGTGTCGCCGTCGCCCAGCTCGTCCAGCGAGGCAAGCTCTCCTTCCAGGACACGATCGGCACGCACGTCAAGGGGTTCCCGAGCGAGATCGCCGACACGGTGACCGTCCACCACCTCCTCACCCACACCTCGGGCCTGGGCGAGATTCCGGGCAACGACCATGCGCAGACCGACGTCGACGTGCTGGTGAAGGAGATCGTCAAGCAGCCGCTGAAGTTCGAGCCGGGTGCCAGGATGGACTACAGCAACGCCGGCTACATCGTCCTGGGCGCGATCATCGAGCGCCTGAGCAGGCAGGACTACGCGGGCTACGTCCGCAAGCACATCCTGACGCCCGCGCGCATGCACGACACCCTCTACGGGCCCTGGACGCCCGCCGAGGTCAAGCACATGGCCCATCCCTACGCGCTGTTCGACGAGAACGGCCAATGGGCCGGCATGCCCAGGATGGACGGCACCGTGCCGGAGGGCCAGCTACGTGATCTCGGCGACCAGCCCGACGGGGCGTCGCCCGCCGGCGGCGCCATCTCCACCGTGGGCGACATGCTCAACTTCGCCCAGGCCCTGCAGGGACACCGGCTGCTCAACGCCAAGCTCACCCGGACCGTCATGGAGGGCAAGGTGCAAGGCCTGAACAAGGACAGCAAGTACGCCTACGGCTTCAGCGACGAACTGCGAGGCGGCGTACGCGTGGTCGGCCACAACGGCGGCATCCCCGGCTACTGGGGCGAGCTGGACATGTTTCCCACCAAGGGCTACACCATCGTCATTCTCACCAACCAGGACCTCGCCCTCTTCGAGCCACTCAGGAAGGCCAGAACCCTCATAACGGGCTAA